A genomic stretch from Roseovarius nanhaiticus includes:
- the guaA gene encoding glutamine-hydrolyzing GMP synthase, which translates to MTEIEHERLLIIDFGSQVTQLIARRLRELDVYCEIHPFQNVTDAFLDELAPRAIILSGGPASVMDEGSPRPPQKVFEMGVPVLGICYGQQVMMHMLGGKVERGDGTAEFGRAYVTPTETRIDLLKGWFLEEREQVWMSHGDHVAAIAPGFDIYGTSPGAPFAVTADLERRFYAVQFHPEVHHTPNGKTLYQNFIQDAGFTGDWTMAAYREEAVRQIREQVGDKQVICGLSGGVDSSVAAVLIHEAIGDQLTCVFVDHGLLRQGEADEVVTMFRDHYNIPLIHADEADLFLGELDGQSDPETKRKIIGRLFIDVFQKYANEIEGAEFLAQGTLYPDVIESVSFSGGPSVTIKSHHNVGGLPEKMGLKLIEPLRELFKDEVRALGMELGLPASFIGRHPFPGPGLAIRCPGEITREKLEILRKADAVYIDQIRKHGLYDEIWQAFVAILPVRTVGVMGDGRTYDFACALRAVTSVDGMTADYYPFTHDFLGETATRIINEVRGINRVTYDITSKPPGTIEWE; encoded by the coding sequence ATGACCGAGATTGAACATGAACGCCTCCTGATCATCGACTTTGGCAGCCAGGTAACGCAGTTGATCGCGCGCCGCCTGCGCGAGCTGGATGTCTATTGCGAAATCCATCCGTTCCAGAACGTGACGGACGCCTTTCTGGATGAATTGGCGCCCCGCGCCATCATCCTGTCAGGCGGCCCGGCCAGCGTCATGGACGAAGGCTCGCCCAGACCGCCGCAAAAGGTCTTCGAGATGGGCGTGCCCGTCCTTGGCATCTGCTATGGCCAGCAGGTGATGATGCACATGTTGGGCGGCAAGGTGGAGCGCGGCGACGGCACCGCCGAGTTCGGCCGCGCCTATGTCACGCCGACCGAGACGCGCATCGACCTGCTGAAAGGCTGGTTCCTGGAAGAACGCGAGCAGGTCTGGATGAGCCATGGCGACCATGTCGCGGCCATCGCGCCCGGCTTTGACATCTATGGCACCTCGCCCGGCGCGCCCTTTGCGGTTACGGCAGATCTCGAGCGCCGCTTCTACGCCGTGCAGTTCCACCCCGAGGTGCATCACACGCCCAACGGCAAGACGCTCTACCAGAATTTCATTCAGGACGCCGGCTTTACCGGCGACTGGACCATGGCCGCCTACCGCGAGGAGGCCGTGCGCCAGATCCGTGAGCAGGTGGGCGACAAACAGGTGATTTGCGGTCTCTCGGGCGGCGTCGATTCGTCCGTGGCCGCGGTGCTGATCCACGAGGCGATCGGTGATCAGCTGACTTGCGTGTTCGTCGATCACGGTCTCTTGCGACAGGGCGAGGCGGACGAAGTTGTCACGATGTTCCGCGACCATTATAACATCCCGCTCATTCACGCCGACGAGGCCGATCTGTTTTTGGGCGAACTTGACGGCCAGAGCGATCCCGAGACCAAGCGCAAGATCATCGGGCGCCTCTTCATCGACGTGTTCCAGAAATACGCGAACGAGATTGAGGGAGCCGAGTTTCTCGCGCAGGGCACGCTTTATCCCGATGTCATCGAATCGGTCAGCTTTTCGGGCGGGCCGTCGGTCACCATCAAATCGCACCACAACGTCGGCGGCTTGCCGGAAAAGATGGGCCTCAAGCTGATTGAGCCGCTGCGCGAGCTTTTCAAGGACGAAGTGCGCGCCTTGGGCATGGAGCTGGGCCTGCCGGCCAGCTTTATCGGGCGCCACCCCTTCCCCGGCCCCGGCCTTGCCATCCGCTGCCCGGGCGAGATCACCCGCGAGAAGCTCGAAATTCTGCGCAAGGCCGACGCCGTCTACATCGACCAGATCCGCAAGCACGGCCTTTATGACGAGATCTGGCAGGCTTTCGTTGCCATTCTGCCCGTGCGCACCGTGGGCGTCATGGGCGACGGACGGACCTACGATTTTGCCTGCGCGCTGCGGGCCGTGACGTCGGTCGACGGGATGACCGCCGATTACTATCCCTTCACCCATGATTTTTTGGGCGAGACGGCGACACGCATTATCAACGAAGTGCGCGGCATCAATCGCGTCACATACGATATCACTTCGAAACCGCCGGGCACGATCGAGTGGGAATAG
- the metA gene encoding homoserine O-acetyltransferase MetA: protein MPIKIPANLPAYDVLTREGVMVMDEDQAARQDIRPLRIGLLNLMPKKIQTENQFARLIGATPLQIELSLIRMSEHQTKNTAADHMESFYRSFAEVEATGEKFDGLIITGAPIEHLDFCDVTYWDELSSVFKWTQSHVHSTFGVCWGGMAMINHFHGVEKHMLPAKAFGCFRHDNMQPASPYLRGFSDDMVVPVSRWTEMRRAEIDAVPALTTLLHSDEVGPCLVEDAAHRALYVFNHFEYDSDTLKQEYDRDAAAGTPINVPCNYYPDDDPTRAPRNRWRSHAHLLYGNWISMIYQTTPYDIDTIGT, encoded by the coding sequence ATGCCCATCAAGATCCCTGCCAACCTGCCCGCCTACGACGTGCTCACGCGCGAAGGCGTCATGGTCATGGACGAGGATCAGGCGGCGCGTCAGGATATCCGCCCGCTGCGCATCGGCCTGCTGAACCTGATGCCGAAAAAGATCCAGACGGAAAACCAGTTCGCCCGGCTCATAGGCGCGACACCGCTCCAGATCGAGCTGAGCCTCATCCGCATGAGCGAGCACCAGACCAAAAATACCGCCGCCGACCATATGGAGAGCTTTTATCGGTCCTTCGCCGAGGTCGAGGCCACCGGCGAGAAGTTCGACGGGCTGATCATAACCGGCGCGCCGATCGAGCATCTGGATTTTTGCGACGTCACCTATTGGGACGAATTGTCCAGCGTTTTTAAATGGACGCAGAGCCATGTTCATTCGACCTTCGGCGTCTGCTGGGGCGGCATGGCGATGATCAATCATTTCCACGGCGTTGAAAAACACATGCTGCCCGCCAAGGCCTTCGGCTGTTTCCGGCACGACAACATGCAGCCTGCCTCGCCCTATCTGCGCGGCTTTTCCGACGATATGGTCGTCCCGGTCAGCCGCTGGACCGAAATGCGCCGCGCCGAGATCGATGCCGTGCCCGCCCTGACCACGCTCTTGCATTCGGATGAGGTCGGCCCCTGCCTCGTCGAGGATGCGGCGCATCGCGCGCTCTATGTCTTTAATCATTTCGAATATGACAGCGACACGCTGAAGCAGGAATATGACCGCGATGCCGCCGCCGGCACACCGATCAACGTGCCCTGCAACTACTACCCCGACGACGATCCCACGCGCGCGCCGCGCAACCGCTGGCGCAGCCACGCGCATCTACTTTACGGCAACTGGATTTCAATGATCTACCAGACGACGCCTTATGACATCGACACCATCGGGACATGA
- a CDS encoding alpha/beta fold hydrolase, translated as MIYVAVVIALFVVAVQVMATWRERSAVAEYPPEGQILDVNGTQVHAVVMGDGPDLVLIHGASGNTRDMTFSLAPRLAERYRVIVFDRPGLGYTERLNSTGASIVQQAELLRAAAAKLGAEQPIVMGQSYGGAVALAWAATFPEDVAALIPVAAASNPWDTGLGTFYEITSSRWGQALVVPLITAFVPETVVQSSIEGVFKPQEPPEGYAEAIAAPLTLRRVSLSANADQRANLLGEIEALVPQYGQIIAPTEIIHGTADTTVGLEIHSEKLVNQIDGAVLTRLPGMGHMLQHVAEDEVIAAIDRAAARAGL; from the coding sequence ATGATATATGTTGCTGTTGTCATTGCCCTTTTCGTGGTGGCCGTACAGGTCATGGCCACTTGGCGCGAAAGGTCCGCCGTCGCCGAGTACCCGCCCGAGGGTCAGATACTCGACGTGAACGGCACTCAGGTCCATGCGGTGGTCATGGGCGACGGTCCCGATCTGGTCCTGATCCACGGCGCCAGCGGCAATACGCGCGACATGACGTTCAGCTTGGCCCCGCGCCTGGCCGAGCGCTACCGCGTCATCGTGTTTGACCGCCCCGGCCTTGGCTATACCGAGCGGCTGAACAGCACCGGCGCCAGCATCGTCCAGCAGGCCGAGCTTCTGCGCGCCGCCGCCGCGAAACTGGGCGCCGAGCAGCCGATTGTCATGGGTCAGAGCTATGGGGGCGCCGTGGCGCTGGCATGGGCCGCGACCTTCCCCGAGGATGTCGCTGCCCTCATCCCCGTCGCCGCCGCGTCAAACCCGTGGGACACCGGCCTTGGCACTTTCTACGAAATCACCTCCTCGCGCTGGGGCCAGGCGCTGGTGGTGCCGCTCATCACCGCCTTCGTGCCCGAGACGGTCGTGCAATCGTCGATCGAGGGCGTCTTCAAACCCCAAGAGCCCCCCGAAGGCTACGCGGAGGCGATCGCCGCGCCCCTTACCCTGCGCCGGGTCAGCCTGTCGGCCAATGCCGATCAGCGCGCGAATCTCCTCGGCGAGATCGAGGCGCTGGTGCCGCAATACGGCCAGATCATTGCCCCGACCGAGATCATACACGGCACCGCCGACACGACAGTCGGGCTTGAAATCCACTCGGAAAAGCTGGTGAACCAGATAGACGGCGCCGTTCTGACCCGCCTGCCCGGCATGGGCCACATGCTGCAACATGTCGCCGAGGACGAGGTTATCGCGGCCATCGACCGCGCAGCGGCGCGCGCAGGCCTCTAG
- a CDS encoding DUF6477 family protein — MHDILKALDTLRRPRLLIRAARIGAAEYRREAHLRRHFGYGTLPRSAAALARLVEMEEALNDQRKTGTNGFSGGYSATRHVEILIAMMGEARILRSTRAA; from the coding sequence ATGCACGACATTCTCAAAGCCCTCGATACCCTGCGTCGCCCACGCCTCTTGATCCGCGCGGCGCGCATCGGCGCGGCCGAATACCGACGCGAGGCGCATCTGCGCCGCCATTTCGGCTATGGCACATTGCCGCGCAGCGCTGCGGCGTTGGCGCGTCTGGTAGAAATGGAAGAGGCGCTGAATGATCAGCGCAAGACTGGCACCAACGGGTTCTCGGGCGGCTATTCTGCCACACGCCATGTCGAGATCCTGATCGCCATGATGGGCGAGGCGCGGATTCTGCGCAGCACCCGCGCGGCCTGA
- a CDS encoding trimethylamine methyltransferase family protein, producing MAEAAAAGRRTRGGGGAARRAERTAVSVETAKFIERNIPNYELLNEEALEIIERNAETVLAEIGVNVVDNPAALERWREAGAEIDGERVRIPRGLARKLCATAPSRYTQHARNPERNVEIGGKTLVTAPVYGPPFVRDMEGGRRYATMDDFRKFVKLGYMSKWLHMSGGTVCEPTDIPVNKRHLDMLYAHMTLSDKPFMGSVTEASRAQDSVDMCGILFGEQFVQDNTVMTSLINVNSPMTFDDVMMGALEVYAANNQACIISPFIVGGAMAPVSVIGTLTQVLAEVMAGVAYSQLVRPGAPVIFGAFVTSIDMNSGAPTFGTPEASHILYGAGQLARRMNLPFRSGGALCGSKLPDAQAAYESANTLNAVLLGGVNFMLHSCGWLEGGLVAGFEKFVMDADQLGVLHNLARGVQWDENGQAMDALREVGPGGHFLGCAHTQANFKDAFWRTELLDYKPFETWDEEGARDTMTLANLRMHRMLDTYQRPALDQGITDALDEFVAKKKASMPDAFM from the coding sequence ATGGCAGAAGCAGCAGCAGCCGGTCGGCGCACACGCGGGGGCGGCGGGGCCGCACGCCGCGCCGAGCGGACCGCCGTCAGCGTCGAGACCGCCAAATTCATCGAGCGGAACATCCCCAATTACGAACTGCTGAACGAAGAGGCGCTGGAGATCATCGAGCGCAATGCCGAGACCGTTCTGGCCGAGATCGGCGTCAATGTCGTCGACAACCCCGCCGCATTGGAGCGCTGGCGCGAGGCGGGCGCCGAGATCGATGGCGAGCGTGTGCGCATCCCCCGAGGCCTTGCCCGCAAGCTGTGCGCGACCGCGCCCAGCCGCTATACACAGCACGCGCGCAACCCCGAGCGCAATGTCGAGATCGGTGGCAAGACGCTGGTGACGGCGCCCGTCTATGGCCCGCCCTTCGTGCGCGACATGGAAGGTGGCCGGCGCTATGCGACGATGGATGATTTCCGCAAATTCGTGAAGCTGGGCTATATGTCCAAATGGCTTCACATGTCGGGCGGCACGGTGTGCGAGCCGACGGATATCCCCGTGAACAAGCGGCATCTGGACATGCTCTATGCCCATATGACCCTGTCGGATAAGCCCTTCATGGGCTCGGTCACCGAAGCGAGCCGCGCGCAGGATAGCGTCGATATGTGCGGTATCCTTTTTGGCGAGCAATTCGTGCAGGACAACACGGTGATGACGTCGCTGATCAACGTCAATTCGCCGATGACCTTCGACGACGTGATGATGGGCGCGCTCGAGGTTTATGCGGCGAACAATCAGGCTTGCATCATCTCGCCCTTTATCGTCGGCGGCGCCATGGCGCCCGTGTCGGTGATCGGCACGCTGACACAGGTTCTGGCCGAGGTGATGGCGGGCGTGGCCTATAGCCAGCTGGTGCGTCCCGGTGCGCCGGTGATCTTCGGCGCTTTTGTCACCTCGATCGACATGAACTCGGGCGCGCCCACCTTCGGCACGCCCGAAGCGAGCCACATCCTTTATGGCGCGGGCCAGCTGGCGCGCCGGATGAACCTGCCGTTCCGCTCGGGTGGGGCATTGTGCGGCTCCAAGCTGCCCGATGCGCAGGCGGCCTACGAATCGGCCAATACGCTCAATGCCGTGCTCCTTGGCGGCGTGAACTTCATGCTGCACAGCTGTGGCTGGCTTGAGGGCGGTCTGGTCGCCGGTTTCGAGAAGTTCGTGATGGATGCGGACCAACTGGGCGTTCTGCACAATCTGGCGCGCGGCGTGCAGTGGGACGAGAACGGGCAGGCGATGGACGCGCTGCGCGAGGTCGGTCCCGGCGGGCACTTCCTGGGCTGCGCGCACACGCAGGCCAACTTCAAGGACGCGTTCTGGCGTACCGAGCTGCTGGATTACAAGCCGTTCGAGACTTGGGATGAAGAGGGCGCACGCGATACCATGACGCTCGCCAATCTGCGCATGCACCGGATGTTGGACACTTACCAGCGCCCGGCGCTGGACCAGGGTATCACTGATGCGCTGGATGAATTCGTGGCCAAGAAGAAGGCGTCGATGCCCGACGCCTTCATGTAA
- a CDS encoding DUF6456 domain-containing protein, with product MRDSVGAQCVPSWVPHGARLYLAHTEQGSSIRALARQTGCHASTILRRIRQFETRRDDPMVDEALRRLGCRVAARDETGPLDQETAMTAQTKFDHKDSRTAQASEEVGGDVAGVTEAQLTAEAGRILRRLAEPGAVLAVAAQMEKAVVVRGDGAADPTRTAVVDRAVAEAMALKGWIACDAPGRLARYHITKAGRAALGCLLAEAENRASGFADAQAPFSAREEVSAPRRVRYSANESPLLALARRRDRDGTRFIPEDLVRAGERLREDFELSQMGPRVTQDWSRFLTTAGGGDPAGGHARGFEAARRRVEGALHDLGPGLGDIALRCCCHLEGLEKAERRMGWSARSGKIVLRIALQRLKRHYDSLGEAGGMIG from the coding sequence GTGAGGGATAGCGTCGGCGCGCAATGCGTGCCGTCTTGGGTGCCGCATGGGGCGAGGCTTTACCTCGCTCATACCGAGCAGGGGTCGTCGATCCGCGCTTTGGCACGGCAAACGGGCTGTCACGCCTCGACAATTCTGCGCCGCATTCGCCAGTTCGAAACCCGCCGCGACGATCCGATGGTTGATGAGGCGCTGCGGCGTCTTGGATGCCGCGTCGCGGCGCGAGACGAGACCGGTCCCCTGGATCAGGAGACTGCCATGACCGCCCAGACGAAATTCGACCACAAGGACAGCCGGACAGCACAGGCAAGCGAAGAAGTCGGCGGCGACGTGGCCGGCGTGACCGAGGCCCAGCTGACCGCCGAGGCAGGCCGCATCCTGCGCCGTCTGGCCGAGCCGGGGGCCGTCCTGGCCGTGGCGGCCCAGATGGAGAAAGCCGTCGTCGTGCGCGGCGATGGCGCTGCCGATCCAACCCGCACCGCCGTTGTCGACCGCGCAGTGGCCGAGGCGATGGCGCTCAAGGGCTGGATTGCCTGCGATGCGCCTGGCCGGTTGGCGCGCTATCACATCACCAAGGCGGGGCGCGCGGCGCTTGGCTGCCTCTTGGCCGAGGCCGAAAACCGCGCCTCAGGCTTTGCCGATGCGCAAGCACCTTTCAGCGCCCGCGAGGAGGTCTCGGCGCCGCGCCGTGTGCGGTACTCGGCCAACGAAAGCCCTTTGTTGGCCCTGGCCCGGCGGCGCGACCGGGACGGGACACGTTTTATCCCCGAAGATCTGGTGCGTGCGGGCGAGCGTCTGCGCGAGGATTTCGAGCTGAGCCAGATGGGCCCGCGCGTGACGCAGGATTGGAGCCGGTTCCTGACCACGGCGGGTGGCGGCGATCCTGCCGGCGGGCATGCGCGCGGCTTTGAGGCGGCGCGCCGCCGGGTTGAGGGAGCGCTGCATGATCTGGGGCCCGGCCTGGGCGATATCGCGCTGCGCTGCTGCTGTCATCTGGAGGGGCTGGAAAAGGCCGAGCGACGCATGGGCTGGTCCGCGCGCTCGGGCAAGATCGTGCTGCGCATCGCGCTGCAGCGATTGAAGCGCCACTATGACAGCCTGGGCGAGGCGGGCGGCATGATCGGCTAG
- the ppk2 gene encoding polyphosphate kinase 2 — MTHAFDGAISAFFEQTAPAQVADAIRAAQKDDILDADYPYTKRMPRKTYERELHAVQVELVKLQAWAKTAGARIAILFEGRDAAGKGGTIKRVHQYLNPRGARVVALPKPSDTEATQWYFQRYTSHLPAAGEIVSFDRSWYNRGVVEHVFDFCTPAQRALFFDQAPAFERMLVQDGIILIKFWLNVGRAEQLRRFLGREGDPLKHWKLSWIDVEGLNKWDAYSQAIAETLARTHSSDAPWTVIRADDKRRARLAAIRRILRAVPYEDKDAEAIGPADPSIIGGPELWQGEPLDQPPRA; from the coding sequence ATGACCCACGCCTTTGACGGTGCGATCAGCGCCTTCTTTGAACAAACTGCGCCCGCGCAGGTCGCCGATGCCATTCGTGCGGCGCAGAAGGACGATATTCTGGATGCAGATTATCCCTATACCAAACGCATGCCGCGCAAGACCTACGAGCGCGAGCTGCACGCGGTGCAGGTCGAGCTGGTCAAACTTCAGGCTTGGGCGAAAACGGCGGGCGCGCGCATCGCCATCCTTTTTGAAGGGCGCGACGCTGCGGGCAAGGGTGGCACGATCAAGCGTGTCCATCAGTACCTGAACCCGCGCGGCGCGCGCGTCGTCGCCCTGCCCAAGCCGTCGGATACCGAAGCGACACAGTGGTATTTCCAGAGATATACATCGCATCTGCCTGCGGCGGGCGAAATCGTGTCCTTCGACCGCAGCTGGTACAATCGAGGCGTGGTCGAGCATGTGTTTGACTTTTGCACGCCAGCGCAACGCGCGCTTTTCTTTGACCAAGCTCCCGCCTTCGAGCGGATGCTGGTGCAGGACGGCATCATCCTGATCAAGTTCTGGCTGAACGTGGGCCGGGCCGAGCAGCTGCGCCGATTTCTGGGCCGCGAAGGCGATCCGCTCAAGCATTGGAAGCTTAGCTGGATCGACGTCGAGGGGCTGAACAAATGGGATGCTTATTCGCAGGCCATTGCCGAGACACTCGCGCGCACCCACAGCTCTGATGCGCCTTGGACCGTGATCCGCGCTGACGACAAGCGCCGCGCACGCCTTGCCGCCATCCGCCGCATCCTGCGTGCCGTGCCCTACGAGGACAAGGACGCCGAGGCCATCGGCCCGGCAGATCCTTCAATCATTGGCGGACCCGAGCTGTGGCAGGGCGAGCCTCTGGACCAGCCGCCCCGTGCCTAA
- a CDS encoding VIT1/CCC1 transporter family protein produces the protein MDWQEHRREAHALGRMQEFLKQIVYGGNDGIVTTFAIVAGFAGAQADGVAQIGGVAVLVFGLANLFADAVSMGLGEFLSTRSQHDLYRNRRASEMREIVSDPEHERMELFEILRQRGVPAGEADTLTTIVARHPELMADLMMTYEFGMLDPDEDSPALSGFMTFLSFVIFGSVPLIPYFLLDPTSETFWLSVAATGAALVALGVVRWSATGERLVRTVGETVLVGTVCALVAFGVGAIVGG, from the coding sequence ATGGACTGGCAGGAACATCGGCGCGAGGCACATGCGCTTGGACGAATGCAGGAATTTCTCAAGCAGATCGTCTATGGCGGCAATGACGGCATCGTCACGACCTTCGCCATCGTCGCAGGCTTTGCTGGCGCGCAGGCCGATGGCGTCGCGCAGATCGGCGGCGTTGCGGTTCTCGTCTTTGGCCTTGCTAACCTCTTTGCCGACGCGGTCAGCATGGGGCTGGGCGAGTTCCTCTCGACCCGCTCGCAGCACGATCTTTATCGCAACCGCCGCGCCAGCGAGATGCGCGAAATTGTCAGCGACCCCGAGCATGAGCGCATGGAGCTCTTCGAGATCCTGCGCCAGCGCGGCGTGCCCGCAGGGGAGGCGGACACGCTTACCACCATCGTCGCGCGCCATCCTGAATTGATGGCCGATCTGATGATGACCTACGAATTCGGCATGCTCGATCCGGACGAGGACAGCCCGGCCCTGTCGGGCTTTATGACGTTTCTGTCCTTCGTCATCTTCGGCTCGGTCCCGCTGATCCCCTATTTCCTGCTCGATCCGACAAGCGAGACCTTCTGGCTGTCGGTTGCCGCCACGGGCGCCGCGCTGGTCGCGCTGGGGGTCGTGCGGTGGAGCGCAACGGGCGAGCGTCTGGTACGCACCGTGGGCGAGACGGTGCTGGTCGGCACCGTCTGCGCGCTGGTGGCCTTTGGCGTGGGCGCCATTGTAGGCGGCTAG
- a CDS encoding ATPase yields the protein MLYPDAATWRAAPAKHVLFYGMSGLGKTHLSNMLRGAGDWFHYSIDYRIGTRYMGELIADNAKAHAMQVPFLRDLLLSDSIYIGSNITFNNLAPVSTYLGRPGNPACGGMAMDQYRTRQEQFRRAEIAALMDTGYFIERAVQLYGYPNFICDTGGSICEWADGNDPADPLLTELSQHCLLVYLEGTDAHTAELIRRFDRAPKPMAYQPEFLTRVWEEYLSENECVEADVDPDAFIRWTYAKALAHRQPRFEAMAPWGVTLTPADVEAITDTASFNDRIAAALERRTSTPI from the coding sequence ATGCTCTATCCCGACGCCGCAACATGGCGCGCCGCGCCCGCCAAACATGTGCTGTTTTACGGCATGTCGGGTCTGGGCAAAACGCATCTGTCAAACATGCTGCGCGGCGCTGGGGACTGGTTTCACTACTCCATCGATTACCGCATCGGCACGCGCTACATGGGCGAGTTGATCGCAGACAATGCCAAGGCGCACGCGATGCAGGTGCCCTTCCTGCGCGATCTGCTCTTGTCCGACTCGATCTATATCGGCTCGAACATCACGTTCAACAATCTGGCCCCCGTCTCGACCTATCTGGGCAGGCCGGGCAATCCGGCGTGCGGCGGTATGGCCATGGATCAATACCGCACCCGCCAAGAGCAGTTCCGCCGCGCCGAGATCGCCGCGCTGATGGATACCGGCTATTTCATCGAGCGTGCGGTGCAGCTTTATGGCTATCCGAATTTCATCTGCGACACCGGCGGGTCGATCTGTGAATGGGCCGATGGCAACGATCCGGCCGATCCGCTGCTGACCGAGCTGTCGCAGCATTGCCTGCTGGTCTATCTCGAAGGCACCGACGCCCATACTGCCGAGCTGATCCGGCGGTTTGACCGAGCGCCCAAACCGATGGCCTATCAGCCCGAATTCCTGACCCGCGTATGGGAGGAATACCTGAGTGAAAACGAATGCGTAGAGGCGGATGTTGATCCTGATGCCTTCATTCGCTGGACCTATGCGAAGGCTCTCGCGCACCGCCAGCCGCGCTTTGAGGCGATGGCCCCCTGGGGCGTGACCCTGACCCCCGCGGATGTCGAGGCGATCACGGACACCGCAAGTTTCAATGATCGGATCGCCGCCGCCCTTGAGCGCCGAACGTCCACGCCTATCTAA